A section of the Roseomonas marmotae genome encodes:
- a CDS encoding IS5 family transposase has protein sequence MSSRKPYPSDVSDEEWALVAPYLTLLPEQAGQREHPLREVFNGLRYVVKTGAPWRWMPNDLPPWAAVYQQTQRWLTAGCFEALAEDLRTVLRLAAGRKAQPTAAILDSRTLRSTPESGERAGYDGAKRKKGSKLHLAVDTLGHLLALHVTPASADDRAEVGRLAQAVQASTGQSVDLAYVDQGYTGQKAADAAKAHGIELEVIKLPEAKRGFVLLPRRWVVERSFAWATRFRRLVKDYERYASTLADLHLVAFTCIMLKQAAQLAAGP, from the coding sequence ATGAGTTCCCGCAAGCCGTATCCATCCGATGTATCTGATGAAGAATGGGCGCTGGTCGCGCCCTATCTGACGCTCTTGCCGGAGCAGGCTGGGCAGCGGGAGCATCCCCTGCGCGAAGTGTTCAACGGCTTGCGCTACGTGGTGAAGACCGGCGCGCCCTGGCGCTGGATGCCGAATGACCTGCCACCCTGGGCGGCGGTGTACCAGCAGACGCAGCGCTGGCTGACGGCAGGCTGCTTCGAGGCACTGGCCGAGGACCTCCGCACCGTGCTGCGGCTAGCTGCCGGACGGAAGGCGCAGCCCACCGCTGCCATCCTGGACAGCCGGACCTTGCGCTCCACGCCAGAGAGCGGCGAGCGGGCGGGCTACGATGGCGCCAAGCGCAAGAAGGGTTCCAAGCTGCACCTGGCGGTGGACACGCTGGGGCATCTGCTGGCGCTGCACGTTACGCCTGCCAGTGCCGACGACCGCGCTGAGGTTGGGCGGCTTGCCCAAGCCGTGCAGGCCTCGACGGGCCAGAGCGTCGATCTGGCCTATGTCGACCAGGGCTATACCGGCCAGAAGGCGGCCGACGCTGCCAAGGCGCATGGCATCGAGTTGGAGGTGATCAAGCTGCCGGAGGCCAAGCGCGGCTTTGTGCTGCTGCCGCGACGCTGGGTGGTGGAACGCTCCTTTGCTTGGGCTACTCGCTTCCGCCGTTTGGTGAAGGACTATGAGCGCTATGCCAGCACCCTTGCCGACCTGCACCTCGTCGCCTTCACGTGCATCATGCTCAAGCAGGCTGCTCAACTGGCCGCAGGTCCATAA
- a CDS encoding PEP-CTERM sorting domain-containing protein, whose amino-acid sequence MRNLLLAGIALMGVAGIQVSAEAAPLLAARIYQDGNLITNYNYLGGDTISGGVISDTNGDGVLSFSGNTSLFQFVSVFASGAPANPEPTMAGQMNQISSSTNFSGTHTLRLEITQTDVSSATAGGLAAQLASTLTANLLAGVNQVESVVLSNYASAGNIAFDITDVLLATTTVTPSTTPADALGTVITNLSLPNELFSQTMIIEATFTGGGATISASSQIVAVPEPASIALFSTGLLGLGMLARTRRRNS is encoded by the coding sequence ATGCGTAATCTTCTGTTGGCGGGCATCGCGCTGATGGGCGTGGCCGGGATCCAGGTTTCCGCGGAAGCAGCGCCGCTTCTGGCAGCCCGCATCTATCAGGATGGCAACCTGATCACGAATTATAACTACCTCGGCGGCGATACGATCTCCGGCGGCGTCATCAGCGACACCAATGGTGACGGTGTGCTGTCCTTCTCGGGCAATACCTCGCTGTTCCAGTTCGTCTCTGTCTTCGCCTCCGGCGCGCCGGCCAACCCGGAGCCGACGATGGCCGGGCAGATGAACCAGATTTCGTCCAGCACCAATTTCTCCGGCACCCATACCCTGCGGCTGGAAATCACCCAGACTGATGTCTCCAGCGCCACTGCCGGTGGCCTGGCGGCGCAGCTGGCCAGCACGCTGACGGCGAACTTGCTGGCAGGCGTGAACCAGGTGGAGAGCGTGGTGCTGTCCAACTACGCCAGCGCCGGCAACATTGCCTTCGATATCACGGACGTGCTGCTGGCGACGACGACCGTCACCCCGTCCACCACGCCAGCCGACGCTCTGGGCACGGTCATCACCAACCTGTCCCTGCCGAACGAATTGTTCTCGCAGACCATGATCATCGAAGCCACCTTCACGGGCGGCGGGGCGACGATCAGCGCCAGCTCGCAGATCGTGGCGGTGCCGGAGCCGGCCTCCATCGCGCTGTTCAGCACGGGCCTGCTGGGCCTGGGCATGCTGGCGCGCACACGCCGCCGGAATTCCTGA